The Cyclopterus lumpus isolate fCycLum1 chromosome 1, fCycLum1.pri, whole genome shotgun sequence sequence atatgtAAATTTGGGGCTAATGGTCCCAGGATCAGCATCTTGCACAGCAGTCGTGATATAACTGACGGATTTGCATTTTTCTTACAGGATAAATACATTCAGAGCAGGAGATTAAGTGGATAAGAAGCTTACAGCCACGGCTGGTATTAATGTAAATCACAAACTCTAAATCCTTCAGTATTAAAAACCTACAAACACTATCTCACTCTCACCTCCAGACTAGTTGGTGTGGGGGTCCTGTCCAACAAGTGGCCGGGTCCGCGTTCGGCACACTTTCCCTCTGAGGCCTGGCCCATGTGGAGCAGGTTCCTAAGGTCCAACAACACTGGAACCACAAGAGAAactttagttagttagttagttagttagtgtgagtgtgagtgtgagtgtgtgtgtgttgagcctTGCTCCCTCCAGACAGGATGAACTAACCTCTGCAGAAGTCCCTGTTCCACAGGAAGATGGCGCTGTTGAGCACAGCGAGCACCCAGCCcagaggagtgatgtagagCAGGCACACCAATGTTAACATCCCTCCATAGAACCTAGAAGGAGATACTAGAAATGTCAGGTCACACTTACACATATTACACCATATAAGAGACACGACATTCTACATTTAATAGGTTTACAGTAGCACTGATCTAGGCTTGCATAAGACGGCATTTAAATTTAACAAGATATATTCCACCATTTCAAATCACATACTACAGCGCAGAGCACAATTAAGTAACATTAAGTTACTGCGTGGAATGTTCTCGTTCTTAAAAAGGGATAGTTTGGTTAGAATATTTTCACTACTGTCTGTTTCTCTAAACTGGGAGCGTGCCGACTGTCATCTACTGTTGactgactctggaccagtacCTCACACAACCcactttaaaaaacatccaaactatgctttaaaactgaaataactataaaacaaatgtacaagtTAATTGACAATATTACCTAATTTGATTGGAGACTATCACAAAATGCTAATTTTGTACGATTAGTTTGTGCTACTAAGTCAATGTTAATGTGGTGGCTGACGACATCAGCTCAGAGACAAAGAATAACTGATCTGTTAGGAGGAAGTCCATGAGCAGACCATCAATAGTGATCAATGGCTCGCCTGTTGAGTGATGTCTACTCAACTACaggtgatagtgtgtgtgtgtgtgcgtgtgtgtgtgtgtgtgtgtgttgtgtgtgtgtgcgtgcgtgtgtgtgtgtaccttgaaGACTTGGTGTGATTGTCCCAGTACAGGACCTTGTAAAAAGTTTCTGctgacaggcaggcagaggacagcaggtcatccatgtgCTTCAACCTGGTGAAGACAACCAACACTGTGAGAAGAAAGATATGAATGAACAAACACTGTGAACAATTGGCACAGAGACTTACATCACCAGGGTACAAGCAACAGTTTGTAAACCTGTTCCAAAAACAGCAGCTGCTTGATATTGACATTATCAGCAAGTCGATTTACTTTTAAATGCTATAAAACCAAGAGAacacgctttaaaaaaaaaaagtttaacttATTAttgtgagcaatgctgccgtaatcctataatttccccactgagggactaataaaggattatcttattttatcttatcttataaaAAGGTATCTGTGGGGGGTTTGTGACCACAAGCGGAGCTGTAGGGCAATGTTTTAATGATTAGGGACCCATTGTTATCAaacacagattcacacacacgAACACTAAAATGCTAATTTTGGTCtgatgttgttggttttttaaaaatgggactttacaaatgttttatgacgtaagaaaataataaaacaagtttGTAAGGCCTTAAGGATACTCATTATTATGTGTTTGGTGAGAAACAGTGAtttatgtatgtaaatattatttttttacaatgaaaACTCTTAATTAATGGAATAGTCAGTCAATCAAAAGAAGTAGTAGCTGCTAGTAACAGTctatattttctgacattttatagactcgGAAAATGAATGTAATCATCGGTTAGCCTTGCAGCACACAACCCCATCCCCTGCAGTGTCTGTCTTACAGGTCTTTGACTTCCAGCATAGCTTCCTGTTTGGTGAGATGTACTGTCTCCAGGTCCCCTGCGGTGCACAGCGTGATAGCGCCTCCTGTGGAGCTCAGAATCTGAGGCTCTTCCCCCACAACCTGTCCTGCAGGTAACCCAAGGCCGCAGGCGTTGCCACCGCCACCACACCCACTGTAATCCAACCCACTAATACCAGAGAGGCAGACACAGCAGTAAGTTAATAAATGATTCAAGTGTCTTATAAAACATCAAGCAAAAGATAGATATTAATGCCTACATCCTCATCTTACCTTCATTAACAGTGCAGAAGAAGACATTGAGGAACATACAGACAAGCAGAGAGCACAGTGGCATCTTCCATCtgagggataaaaaaaaaagatgacgtAAAGATGACGTAAATGTGGCTTCCTGCCATTGCTACACAAGGCTAAACACCATTATATCATATGGGCCAAAAGCCATCATATTCTATGATGCTCAAGCAGGTCacagacaaacatacacaccCAAGCAGGAAGCGGGTCAGCTCCACTGCATCTGCAGCTGGTTCTAGAAACAGAGCCATTCTCTTATAGGACACAACCATGTTGAAGAGGTCAAAGTTTGGCGTACACCGCGGGCTCCCCAACTCAGAGGCATCTGGAGAACCGAGGGTCTCTTTAGATAAAGTGTGTGCCAGCTCCCCCACTTCCCCTACACCGTGTGAGGGGTCCTGGGACACGCCATGCATAGCCATCCCTGTACAGAGTGAGGAAATGAAAGCAGGCAGGGATCAGAAGATGAATCGACAGTGAAAGGACAAAGATATTAATCACTAGCTAATGTCACAAGCCCTGTCTTGTCAGAGATATTTCACAATGTTGTCCCAATGAGACTGGCAGAGCGGACACGTCGATATTGAACCTGTCGGTTCAGAAGCTTGGAAGTACGGAGACAGTTGGCTGGTCCCCTAATGGTCATAACAGCAGGTGGAGATGCTGTGGCCtgagtgtgtgtcagctgaGAGACAAGAGCTGACAGTTCACATAACCAAAAGCATGCGTCTCTTTATAAGAAAACATAAATGGAGTGGAAACCAGCTTGAGGTTGTGGTTTGGTGCGTCCCCACAGCACACATCTGAACACACCCACCAGAGGTGCTTAAAACTTTCAACCGGAAAGGCAAATTagattttcaaaatgttaaattactCTTTTCAGCAATGGATGGTAttgttgtgcttctttttttaaatgtgtatattaattataaatgtgCTTACGGCcaaacacatatttaatgaAGAATTAAAGCAATTGTAAAAATCTTTTTACAAAAAGGTATTATTTATCAAAAAGCTCACAGGACTGTTTTGTGTCAATAAGGAGTTAAATATTAACggttaaatatgtttttaacgTTGCAATGCTTTGAGTTCTTCTAACAGCACCATTGACTAGAAAAGTGCATTTCGTTTTAAATGGCAAGCTGATCTCTACAAAGTGCCCACACCATCAGGTGCCTAAAGTAATAATCACATGCACTTTTAATTGAGTGCTTTGTTTCCAACACAAGTTGTCATAGCCTGAGAcaggatgtgtgtttgtttggtgaGCAGCACCTTAAATCAGCGCTCACTGCTGTGGCCTGCGAGACGCGGTCCAACAGGAAAGTTCACTTGGCtcgctgatgttgttgttgttgttgttacctctGCCAATATCATCCGCGGGGTAAGAAGAAGACAACATACCACGAGCTGCGTGTCCAACAGCAGCCAACtcgagaagcagcagcagcagctcaggcgAAACTAGCGAGCTCCTCCGACATCGTCAGCCTGGAGGAAGGAAGAGCCTCCAAATTCAACCGGCCCGGTCAACATGGCAGCACCCTGCCCTGCTGCGTGAACATTAACCTGCAGTGTATATGTAACTGTGCGGTTGGTGAAGCAGATGTCTGTTGTTTGGCTACTTGTCCTAGCTGGCTTTGTTAGCTCCGTCCTGTTCCGAGAACGTCCGCTTCCTCGTTTAATCCAGGCCGAGCAATCgagagcagaaagaaaaaggcagatGTCCGAAACAGTCGATCACAGAGTAAGGCGATCTAACGGATGTGGGGTTTCATAAACTGATTGTAAACTAAGTGTGGaggatgtatgtatatattatgtagaaCA is a genomic window containing:
- the zfyve27 gene encoding LOW QUALITY PROTEIN: protrudin (The sequence of the model RefSeq protein was modified relative to this genomic sequence to represent the inferred CDS: inserted 1 base in 1 codon; deleted 2 bases in 2 codons) is translated as MAMHGVSQDPSHGVGEVGELAHTLSKETLGSPDASELGSPRCTPNFDLFNMVVSYKRMALFLEPAADAVELTRFLLGWKMPLCSLLVCMFLNVFFCTVNEVGWITVGVVAVATPAALGYLQDRCGGRASDSELHRRRYHAVHRRDLETVHLTKQEAMLEVKDLLKHMDDLLSSACLSAETFYKVLYWDNHTKSSRFYGGMLTLVCLLYITPLGWVLAVLNSAIFLWNRDFCRVLLDLRNLLHMGQASEGKCAERGPGHLLDRTPTPTSLEDLSPGSVEEAEEAEPDDEFKDAIEEDDDGPLGAPEYDTVSENGLLSRNEPIRSKVSKLTEKLRKRYPTTSTGNCSNCNAVFSVLKKRRSCSNCAXSFCSRCCSFKVLRSCHGATAPEAQRETVFVCAACNSSLIKL